In one Dreissena polymorpha isolate Duluth1 chromosome 7, UMN_Dpol_1.0, whole genome shotgun sequence genomic region, the following are encoded:
- the LOC127836830 gene encoding uncharacterized protein LOC127836830: MGATLSPANTNNLATVSKFSSCSAAEVAVYTLGISNVFRSTCLLPPDNAFFVNLCKGFRGTTPVTLNEQCKRAFGPSSTLALTWPSQQNDVQFLQNNYVTSCVRGATGAAPYTIWCNIGNNQISQVSEVMMGTKCVNANRQMDPNNVCYHGVCTSLSICNTNNQPPPTTPSPPTNQPPPTNQPPPTNQPPPTRTTKGVATACPCTSTDCCRQVWRTGGRRSTSCCPGCRLRSDTWGRDCYYP, translated from the exons ATGGGAGCAACGCTGTCTCCTGCCAATACAAATAATCTGGCGACGGTATCCAAATTCTCTAGCTGTTCCGCCGCAGAGGTCGCGGTCTACACCCTCGG AATCAGTAACGTATTCCGTTCCACTTGTCTGCTTCCACCTGATAATGCATTCTTCGTGAATTTGTGTAAAGGATTTAGAGGGACGACGCCTGTAACACTAAACGAGCAATGCAAGAGAGCATTTGGACCAAGTAGTACCCTAGCCTTAACATGGCCA TCTCAGCAAAACGATGTACAATTCCTTCAAAACAACTATGTTACTAGTTGTGTGAGAGGAGCAACTGGGGCGGCTCCGTATACCATTTGGTGTAATATCGGCAACAACCAAATTTCGCAAGTAAGCGAAGTTATGATGGGGACCAAATGCGTTAATGCAAATCGACAAATGGATCCAAACAAT GTTTGCTACCACGGTGTGTGCACTTCTTTGTCAATTTGCAACACAAACAATCAACCTCCACCGACGACACCATCACCACCTACAAATCAACCGCCACCTACAAATCAACCACCACCTACAAATCAACCACCACCTACTCGAACGACCAAAGGAGTGGCCACAGCGTGCCCGTGTACAAGCACCGATTGTTGCCGCCAAGTTTGGCGGACAGGTGGGAGGAGGTCGACTTCGTGCTGCCCGGGGTGCAGACTTCGTTCTGATACCTGGGGCAGAGACTGTTACTACCCGTAA
- the LOC127838122 gene encoding uncharacterized protein LOC127838122, translating into MYALMLFLLHTLVFDFYVKKSFPYDLAISLSMLAYGILGQEVPVSVRYKTGLGLTGLRGGLDGDLDDARTFHGHIVNSGRSQQKSGDTVVFKENIALDVIRDGMSNMRKTLKRQYIPEQNVSGNILATALYMSSTEDMIYREEVLSDGKVISYALLHNNDSLDYINADGKILELSVDPDAFTDYITPPPVANNTDDRVIDTLPLRKPRIRRALSDQLTGAAVIKLILFIDKAAIDKFMPLNSDENAAREDLKRFFTLVVNEMTVMYQTLKTYVGVGYTRGTVTEPLQNFAVQLVDVQFPAMGSNFQFSANNDIQVQAGLDAFRTFIASYNSMGIAYDHAAWISGNDLVSGSNRGVAGKYTIAC; encoded by the exons ATGTATGCACTCATGTTGTTCTTGCTGCACACCTTGGTCTTCGACTTTTATGTGAAGAAATCCTTCCCGTATGATCTTGCTATTTCATTAAGTATGTTG GCCTACGGCATTCTCGGTCAGGAGGTTCCCGTTAGTGTCCGCTATAAAACTGGGCTTGGGCTGACGGGTCTTCGTGGGGGTCTTGATGGTGAT CTTGATGATG CGAGAACGTTCCATGGACACATCGTTAATTCGGGAAGAAGTCAACAGAAATCTGGCGATACAGTTGTCTTCAAAGAGAATATTGCGTTAGACGTTATCCGAGATGGAATGTCAAACATGAGGAAAACGCTTAAGCGTCAATACATCCCAGAACAGAACGTCAGCGGTAACATTTTG GCAACAGCCCTGTATATGTCTTCAACAGAAGACATGATATACAGAGAAGAAGTCCTGTCGGACGGAAAAGTGATTTCT TACGCTCTTTTGCACAACAATGATAGCTTGGATTACATCAACGCAGACGGTAAAATTCTGGAACTTTCGGTGGATCCCGATGCGTTCACTGATTACATAACTCCTCCACCAG TTGCAAACAACACGGACGACCGAGTCATCGACACTTTGCCTTTGAGAAAACCACGAATCAGACGAGCTTTATCTGACCAGCTGACGGGGGCCGCTGTCatcaaacttattttgtttatagataaAGCGGCTATTGATAA GTTTATGCCACTCAATAGCGATGAAAACGCTGCACGGGAAGACTTAAAGAGATTCTTCACGCTGGTTGTCAATGAG atGACTGTTATGTACCAAACATTGAAGACATACGTGGGCGTGGGATACACGCGAGGAACTGTAACGGAACCTTTGCAGAATTTCGCTGTTCAGCTTGTAGATGTGCAGTTTCCGGCGATG gGTAGCAATTTCCAATTTTCGGCCAATAACGATATACAAGTGCAGGCTGGACTGGACGCCTTTAGGACATTTATAGCTTCCTATAACTCTATGGGAATAGCATATGATCACGCTGCTTGGATTTCAGG GAACGATCTGGTTTCAGGATCGAACCGTGGTGTTGCGGGTAAGTACACTATTGCCTGTTAG